Proteins encoded together in one Roseibacterium elongatum DSM 19469 window:
- the rnr gene encoding ribonuclease R, producing MSTLPTKDQILAWISDNPASTSKRDIARAFGIKGADRIDLKRMLKELEDEGHLEKRKKTYRDPDKLPPVAVLQVTGPDDLGDMFCRPLEWQGEGAEPRILFSARATDPAIGAGDRILARLQEVQGEDHHYIARLIRRIGTNPKKILGIYRKGAEGGRIVPISKGADKEWQVRASDTHGARDGELVEGEQAGPKGRMGLPRARITDRLGDPGAPKSVSLIAIHEHGIPDAFPDAVIAEADSKKPAGLSGREDLRDMDLVTIDPADARDHDDACYAHADDDPRNRGGHVIWVAIADVAHYVAAGSALDREAKKRGNSTYFPDRVVPMLPDRLSGDLCSLHEGVPRACIAVRMVIDAEGNKIGHRFVRGLMRSTASLNYQEVQAAEDGAPNDKTAPLVAPVIAPLYAAYRALRDARNRRQPLDLDLPERRIELSEDGHVTSVAYKDRLDAHRMIEEFMVLANVAAAETLIEKRTPLLFRVHEEPKPEKIEALRETAEASGFSLAKGQVLQTRQLNALLSQAEGTEFDELINMTTLRSMTQAYYSPENFGHFGLALKTYAHFTSPIRRYSDLVVHRALISAHGWGRDGLSPDEVERLDETAKHISDTERRSMTAERDTNDRYLAAFLSDRVGATFTGRISGIQRFGAFVKLDETGADGLLPMRAIGHEYFHFDADTQTLMGADSGLTIGIGDRVTVKLAEAVPVTGGLTLDLVELEGQSLPRRPQRGKRGAPPRRKAGQAARKKVKLRKKAARRS from the coding sequence ATGAGCACGCTTCCCACCAAGGACCAGATCCTCGCCTGGATCTCGGACAACCCCGCCAGCACCTCGAAACGCGATATCGCCCGCGCCTTCGGGATCAAGGGGGCCGACCGGATCGACCTCAAGCGCATGCTCAAGGAACTCGAGGACGAGGGCCATCTCGAGAAGCGCAAGAAGACCTATCGCGACCCCGACAAGCTGCCGCCCGTGGCGGTGTTGCAGGTCACCGGGCCGGACGATCTGGGCGACATGTTCTGCCGTCCGCTGGAATGGCAGGGCGAAGGGGCCGAGCCGCGCATCCTGTTTTCCGCCCGCGCCACCGACCCGGCCATCGGCGCGGGCGACCGCATCCTTGCCCGCCTGCAAGAGGTGCAGGGCGAGGATCACCACTATATCGCCCGCCTGATCCGGCGCATCGGGACGAACCCGAAAAAGATCCTGGGCATCTACCGCAAGGGGGCCGAGGGCGGGCGCATCGTGCCCATCTCGAAGGGGGCCGACAAGGAATGGCAGGTGCGCGCCAGCGACACCCATGGCGCGCGCGACGGGGAACTCGTCGAAGGCGAACAGGCCGGCCCCAAGGGGCGCATGGGTCTGCCGCGCGCGCGGATCACCGACCGTCTGGGCGACCCCGGCGCGCCGAAATCCGTCAGCCTGATCGCGATCCACGAACATGGCATCCCCGATGCCTTTCCCGATGCCGTCATCGCCGAGGCCGACAGCAAAAAGCCCGCGGGCCTGTCGGGGCGCGAAGACCTGCGCGACATGGACCTTGTCACCATCGACCCGGCGGATGCGCGCGACCATGACGACGCCTGCTATGCCCATGCCGATGACGACCCCAGGAACCGGGGCGGCCATGTCATCTGGGTGGCCATCGCCGATGTCGCCCATTACGTGGCGGCGGGCAGCGCGCTGGACCGCGAGGCGAAGAAGCGCGGCAATTCCACCTATTTTCCCGACCGCGTCGTGCCGATGCTGCCCGATCGCCTGTCAGGGGATCTTTGCTCGCTGCACGAAGGCGTTCCGCGCGCCTGTATCGCCGTGCGCATGGTCATCGACGCCGAGGGGAACAAGATCGGCCACCGCTTCGTGCGGGGGCTGATGCGCTCGACCGCGTCGCTCAACTACCAGGAGGTTCAGGCCGCCGAGGATGGCGCGCCCAACGACAAGACCGCACCCCTGGTCGCGCCGGTCATCGCGCCGCTTTACGCCGCCTACCGCGCGCTGCGCGATGCACGCAACCGCCGCCAGCCGCTGGACCTCGACCTGCCGGAGCGGCGGATCGAACTGTCCGAGGACGGGCATGTCACCTCGGTCGCCTACAAGGACCGGCTCGATGCCCATCGCATGATCGAGGAATTCATGGTGCTGGCCAATGTCGCCGCCGCCGAAACCCTGATCGAGAAACGCACACCCCTGCTGTTCCGTGTCCACGAGGAACCCAAACCCGAAAAGATCGAGGCCCTGCGCGAAACCGCCGAAGCCTCGGGGTTTTCGCTGGCCAAGGGGCAGGTCCTGCAAACCCGCCAGTTGAACGCCCTGCTGTCCCAGGCCGAGGGGACCGAGTTCGACGAGCTGATCAACATGACCACGCTGCGGTCGATGACGCAGGCCTATTACAGCCCCGAGAATTTCGGACATTTCGGGCTGGCGCTGAAGACTTACGCGCATTTCACCTCGCCCATCCGGCGCTATTCCGACCTTGTGGTGCACCGCGCGCTGATCTCGGCCCATGGCTGGGGGCGCGACGGGCTCAGCCCCGACGAGGTCGAGCGGCTGGACGAGACCGCCAAGCATATCTCTGACACGGAACGCCGCTCGATGACGGCGGAACGCGACACCAACGATCGCTACCTTGCCGCCTTCCTGTCGGACCGGGTCGGCGCGACCTTCACGGGGCGGATCTCGGGCATTCAGCGCTTTGGCGCGTTCGTGAAGCTGGACGAAACCGGGGCGGACGGGTTGCTGCCCATGCGCGCCATCGGGCACGAGTATTTCCATTTCGACGCCGATACACAGACGCTGATGGGGGCGGATTCGGGCCTGACCATCGGCATCGGCGACCGTGTCACCGTCAAACTGGCCGAGGCCGTGCCGGTGACCGGCGGCCTGACGCTGGATCTGGTCGAGCTGGAGGGCCAGAGCCTGCCGCGCCGTCCGCAAAGGGGCAAGCGCGGCGCGCCCCCGCGGCGCAAGGCCGGCCAGGCCGCGCGCAAGAAGGTCAAGCTGCGCAAGAAGGCCGCGCGGCGATCCTAA
- a CDS encoding lytic murein transglycosylase produces MRGTFFISTLILALWTGLAAAAPPRTSLVPMPRPDAGAVQPVTLVSSAPARAETETRAQPTSLLAVASSMRPSHRGAPPEGFVARTERMAADRMGRVEDPEFRRWIDGFFSRARAQGITTGTLEAAFTGVQLNTRVLERDANQSEFTRALWDYLDSAVSTARVENGRAAYRRYEDELAEIEARYDVDARVIVAIWGLESAYGALRGSDDIIEAMATLAYEGRRQDFFEAQLIAALRILQSGDVRPRDMQGSWAGAMGHTQFMPTSYLEHAQDFDGDGRRNIWSDDPLDALASTAAYLAHFGWERGQPWGVEVRLPDGFDFGLAGERTRRSAAFWRTQGVRLADGGEVPDHGDASILLPAGSQGVALMVFDNFRVIERYNPADAYVIAVGHLGDRIMGGPRFRADWPREDRVLSSDERRELQRRLTAAGFTTYGVDGIIGPNTIEAVRRFQQSIGDVPDGYASSRVLERLRNS; encoded by the coding sequence ATGCGTGGCACTTTTTTCATATCGACCCTGATACTGGCACTGTGGACCGGCCTGGCGGCCGCGGCCCCGCCGCGAACGTCTCTGGTGCCGATGCCCAGACCCGATGCCGGCGCGGTCCAGCCCGTGACGCTGGTCTCCTCGGCCCCGGCCCGGGCCGAGACCGAAACGCGGGCGCAACCCACCAGCCTGCTGGCCGTGGCCTCGTCCATGCGGCCCAGCCACAGGGGCGCCCCGCCCGAAGGGTTCGTGGCACGGACCGAACGCATGGCCGCCGACCGGATGGGCCGGGTCGAGGACCCTGAGTTTCGTCGCTGGATCGACGGGTTTTTCAGCCGCGCCCGCGCGCAGGGCATCACCACGGGCACGCTCGAGGCGGCCTTTACCGGGGTTCAGTTGAACACCCGCGTGCTGGAGCGTGACGCCAACCAGTCGGAATTCACACGAGCTTTGTGGGATTACCTCGACTCGGCCGTGTCGACGGCGCGCGTCGAAAACGGCCGCGCGGCCTATCGCCGATACGAGGACGAACTGGCCGAGATCGAGGCGCGATATGACGTCGATGCGCGCGTCATCGTGGCGATCTGGGGGCTGGAAAGCGCCTATGGCGCGTTGCGCGGGTCCGACGACATCATCGAGGCCATGGCGACGCTGGCCTATGAAGGGCGGCGGCAGGATTTCTTCGAGGCGCAGTTGATCGCCGCCTTGCGCATTCTGCAATCGGGCGATGTGCGCCCGCGCGACATGCAGGGCAGTTGGGCGGGCGCGATGGGCCACACCCAGTTCATGCCGACCAGCTATCTCGAGCATGCGCAGGATTTCGACGGCGACGGGCGACGCAACATCTGGTCGGACGATCCGCTGGATGCCCTGGCCTCGACCGCGGCCTATCTGGCCCATTTCGGGTGGGAGCGCGGCCAACCCTGGGGGGTCGAGGTACGTCTGCCGGACGGGTTCGACTTTGGCCTGGCGGGCGAACGCACCCGCCGGAGCGCCGCGTTCTGGCGCACCCAGGGCGTGCGCCTGGCCGATGGCGGCGAGGTGCCCGATCACGGGGACGCCTCGATCCTGCTTCCGGCAGGCTCGCAGGGCGTCGCCCTGATGGTTTTTGACAATTTCCGCGTCATCGAACGCTACAATCCGGCCGATGCCTATGTCATCGCCGTCGGCCATCTGGGCGACCGGATCATGGGCGGCCCCCGGTTCCGGGCCGATTGGCCGCGCGAGGATCGGGTCCTTTCGTCAGATGAACGACGCGAGTTGCAGCGGCGGCTGACCGCGGCGGGCTTTACCACCTACGGCGTCGACGGGATCATCGGCCCGAACACGATCGAGGCGGTGCGCCGCTTTCAGCAATCCATCGGGGATGTGCCCGACGGCTACGCTTCGTCGCGCGTTCTGGAGCGGTTGCGCAACTCCTGA
- a CDS encoding DUF6504 family protein produces MSAPTPHHDPRTARRILSLWFPRLAAERLLRGDPALADAPLAVIAETGNLREVAALTQAAETRGLTRGQPLSDAVALCPGLLTRPANPAAEMAFLAALRRWAGKFSPWVAEDAPDGLMVDLTGCAHLFGGEAALVRQVRSDCADLGLSVRTGIADTAGAAWALARFAHRSSDIMAGRNGDAIDQEARATRSRAGKRNRPRVAAPMAGAGAEEGQHIAPPGTTRQALAPLPIAALRLPPETVTGLARLGLRRIGDLWGMPRAGLTRRFGAQLVHRLDQALGVMPEPISPARAPLNFALRLSLPDPIGLLDDIMAGLDRLLPPLCAKLRAQARGARHLRLELSRVDGDTQVVEIGLARPADHPDRMRPLFEMKLGDVEAGFGIDRLRLVADVTEPLHPTEHKGGWAVSADAQTPRGEAQAMADLIARIGARVGLEAITRQRPADSHIPEKTSVTLAAAWSDPVETWPAPSRPRPLVLFAPEPIAAPDGPEPPAQFRWRGRTLGIRAASGPERIAPEWWLDDPAWRSGVRDYWRVTTTDGVSLWLYFAHGGSLSGGWFAQGCFD; encoded by the coding sequence TTGTCCGCTCCGACGCCCCATCACGACCCGAGGACCGCTCGGCGTATCCTGTCGCTGTGGTTTCCACGGCTGGCGGCCGAACGGCTTTTGCGCGGTGACCCGGCCCTGGCCGACGCCCCCCTGGCCGTGATTGCCGAAACGGGAAACCTGCGCGAGGTGGCGGCCCTGACCCAGGCCGCCGAAACACGCGGACTGACGCGCGGCCAGCCCTTGAGCGACGCGGTCGCGCTGTGCCCCGGCCTGCTGACCCGCCCCGCCAACCCGGCGGCCGAAATGGCCTTTCTGGCAGCGCTGCGACGATGGGCCGGCAAGTTCAGCCCCTGGGTGGCCGAGGATGCGCCCGACGGGTTGATGGTGGACCTGACCGGATGCGCGCATCTGTTTGGCGGCGAGGCGGCCCTTGTGCGGCAGGTTCGATCCGATTGCGCCGACCTTGGGCTGAGCGTGCGCACGGGGATCGCCGACACGGCCGGCGCGGCCTGGGCACTGGCACGGTTCGCACACAGATCCTCGGACATCATGGCCGGACGGAATGGCGATGCCATCGACCAGGAGGCCCGCGCCACCCGGTCCCGCGCCGGAAAACGCAACCGGCCAAGGGTGGCGGCGCCCATGGCGGGGGCGGGCGCAGAGGAGGGCCAGCACATCGCCCCACCCGGCACCACGCGGCAAGCGCTGGCGCCCCTGCCCATTGCCGCGCTGCGGCTCCCCCCCGAGACGGTCACCGGCCTAGCGCGCCTGGGGCTGCGCCGTATCGGCGATCTTTGGGGCATGCCGCGGGCCGGTCTGACGCGTCGCTTCGGGGCGCAACTGGTGCACCGGCTGGACCAGGCCCTGGGGGTGATGCCCGAACCGATCTCGCCCGCGCGCGCGCCACTAAATTTCGCCCTGCGCCTCAGCCTGCCGGACCCGATCGGCTTGCTGGACGACATCATGGCCGGGCTGGATCGCCTGTTGCCGCCGCTCTGCGCCAAGTTGCGGGCGCAGGCGCGCGGTGCCCGGCATCTGCGGCTGGAGTTGAGCCGCGTCGATGGCGACACCCAGGTGGTCGAGATCGGGCTGGCGCGCCCCGCCGACCACCCCGACCGGATGCGCCCCCTGTTCGAGATGAAGCTGGGCGACGTTGAGGCCGGGTTCGGAATCGACAGGCTGCGGCTGGTGGCCGATGTGACCGAGCCGCTGCACCCGACCGAACACAAGGGGGGCTGGGCCGTCAGCGCCGATGCGCAGACCCCGCGCGGCGAAGCCCAGGCCATGGCCGACCTGATCGCGCGGATCGGCGCGCGCGTCGGTCTGGAGGCCATCACCCGTCAACGCCCCGCCGACAGTCATATCCCCGAGAAGACCAGCGTCACCCTGGCGGCCGCCTGGTCGGACCCGGTCGAGACCTGGCCCGCACCGTCCCGGCCGCGCCCGCTGGTCCTGTTTGCCCCCGAACCCATCGCGGCCCCGGACGGGCCCGAACCGCCCGCGCAGTTTCGCTGGCGCGGGCGGACGCTCGGGATACGGGCGGCCAGCGGCCCCGAACGCATTGCCCCGGAATGGTGGCTGGACGACCCCGCCTGGCGCAGCGGTGTCCGCGATTACTGGCGCGTCACGACGACCGACGGGGTGAGTCTGTGGCTGTATTTCGCCCATGGCGGCAGCCTCTCGGGGGGGTGGTTCGCCCAGGGCTGCTTTGACTGA
- a CDS encoding D-amino-acid transaminase: MSRTVYVNGQYLPEEEAKVSIFDRGFLFADGVYEVTSVLGGKLVDFGGHAKRLERSLKELDMAAPVDMDELLEIHRQLVEKNGIDEGLIYLQITRGAAADRDFAFPPEDTPPTIVLFTQSKPGLADSPAARTGIKVISIEDQRWGRRDIKTVQLLYPSMGKMMAKAAGADDAWMVEDGFVTEGTSNNAYIIKNGTLITRHLGNEILHGITRAAVLRFAREAQMTVEERPFTIDEAKEADEAFITSASAFVMPVVELDGQTIGAGAPGAVSARLREIYLDEMRKAAV, from the coding sequence ATGTCCCGCACCGTCTATGTCAACGGCCAATACCTGCCCGAGGAAGAGGCCAAGGTATCGATCTTCGACCGTGGGTTCCTGTTTGCCGATGGCGTCTACGAGGTCACCAGCGTGCTGGGTGGCAAACTGGTCGATTTCGGCGGCCACGCGAAACGGTTGGAACGCTCGCTCAAGGAACTCGACATGGCCGCCCCGGTGGACATGGACGAGTTGCTGGAGATCCATCGCCAGCTTGTCGAGAAGAACGGGATCGACGAGGGGCTGATCTACCTGCAGATCACGCGCGGGGCCGCCGCCGACCGTGATTTCGCCTTCCCGCCCGAAGATACGCCGCCGACCATCGTGCTGTTCACCCAGTCCAAGCCGGGCCTTGCCGACAGCCCCGCCGCAAGGACCGGCATCAAGGTCATCTCGATCGAGGATCAGCGCTGGGGCCGCCGCGACATCAAGACGGTGCAACTGCTCTATCCGTCGATGGGCAAGATGATGGCCAAGGCCGCCGGGGCCGACGACGCCTGGATGGTCGAGGACGGGTTCGTGACCGAGGGCACGTCGAACAACGCCTACATCATCAAGAACGGCACGCTCATCACGCGCCACCTGGGCAACGAGATCCTGCACGGCATCACCCGCGCCGCCGTCCTGCGCTTTGCCCGCGAGGCGCAGATGACGGTCGAGGAACGCCCCTTTACCATCGACGAGGCGAAAGAAGCAGACGAGGCGTTCATCACCTCGGCCTCGGCCTTTGTCATGCCGGTGGTCGAACTGGATGGCCAGACGATCGGCGCCGGCGCGCCCGGCGCGGTCAGCGCCCGCCTCCGCGAGATCTATCTCGACGAGATGCGCAAAGCCGCCGTGTGA
- the dgcA gene encoding N-acetyl-D-Glu racemase DgcA yields MIRVTRDSFPFRETFTISRGSRTVAEVLTVTVTRDGVTGQGECVPYARYGESLDSVTDQIEWMPADITRGALQGALPAGAARNALDCALWDLEAKATGQPVWQLAGLTAPGPVTSAFTLSLDTPENMRAAAAKHAHRPLLKIKLGTPDDMPRLEAVRAGAPSARIIVDANEGWTAEVYADLAPHLVALGVELVEQPLPADDDDLLQEIARPLPVCADESCHDRASLPDLKGKYDMVNIKLDKTGGLTEALALKAAAEAQGYDIMVGCMVGSSLAIAPAVLVAQGAAITDLDGPLLLGSDRDTPLTFEGSTVHPPDPALWG; encoded by the coding sequence ATGATCCGCGTCACCCGTGACAGTTTCCCGTTTCGCGAAACCTTCACCATCTCGCGCGGGTCGCGCACCGTGGCCGAGGTACTGACCGTCACCGTCACCCGTGACGGGGTAACCGGGCAGGGCGAATGCGTGCCCTATGCCCGCTATGGCGAAAGCCTCGACAGCGTGACCGATCAGATCGAATGGATGCCGGCCGACATCACGCGCGGGGCACTGCAAGGGGCCTTGCCCGCCGGGGCCGCGCGCAACGCGCTGGATTGCGCGCTGTGGGATCTCGAGGCGAAGGCCACCGGACAGCCCGTGTGGCAGCTGGCCGGCCTGACCGCCCCCGGCCCGGTCACCAGTGCCTTCACCCTGTCGCTGGACACGCCGGAGAACATGCGCGCGGCGGCGGCGAAACACGCCCACCGCCCGCTCTTGAAGATCAAGCTGGGCACGCCCGATGACATGCCACGGCTCGAGGCCGTGCGCGCGGGGGCGCCCAGCGCGCGTATCATTGTCGATGCGAACGAGGGCTGGACGGCCGAGGTCTATGCCGACCTCGCCCCGCATCTTGTGGCGCTGGGCGTCGAGTTGGTCGAACAGCCCTTGCCAGCGGACGATGATGATCTTCTACAAGAAATTGCACGCCCCTTGCCCGTTTGTGCGGATGAATCCTGCCATGACCGCGCCAGCCTGCCCGACCTGAAGGGCAAGTACGACATGGTGAACATCAAGCTCGACAAGACCGGCGGCCTGACCGAGGCGCTGGCGCTCAAGGCCGCGGCCGAGGCGCAGGGCTATGACATCATGGTCGGCTGCATGGTCGGCTCGTCGCTGGCCATAGCCCCTGCCGTTCTGGTTGCGCAGGGCGCGGCGATCACCGATCTGGACGGCCCCCTCCTGTTGGGCAGCGACCGCGACACGCCGCTGACCTTCGAGGGCTCGACCGTCCATCCCCCCGATCCGGCGCTTTGGGGCTGA
- the dgcN gene encoding N-acetyltransferase DgcN: protein MIETPYLLFLGDAPDQLAAKVAQGIRDWRPDNAIGQFRMEGCKADVGLPDMDLNAARDAGAKTLVIGVANRGGVISAAWKKVLVQALEEGFDLASGLHNLLRDEEDLAAVARATGRRLHDVRVPDVTYPIANGVRRSGKRCLAVGTDCSVGKMYTSLAVDREMKARGLKSTFRATGQTGILITGNGVPLDAVIADFMAGSIEWLTPDNDADHWDHIEGQGSLFHVSYSGVTMALIHGGQPDALILSHEPTRTHMRGLPDYDLPSLEALRDAALPLARIANPACQVVGVSINTAAMGEDAALSYLAEVEKCMGLPTVDPFRQGAARLADALEAL, encoded by the coding sequence ATGATCGAAACGCCCTATCTCCTCTTTCTCGGCGACGCGCCCGACCAACTGGCCGCCAAGGTCGCCCAGGGCATCCGTGACTGGCGCCCGGACAATGCCATCGGCCAGTTCCGGATGGAGGGGTGCAAGGCCGATGTCGGCCTGCCGGACATGGACCTGAACGCGGCCAGGGACGCCGGGGCCAAGACCCTTGTGATCGGTGTCGCCAATCGGGGCGGCGTGATCTCGGCCGCCTGGAAAAAGGTTCTGGTTCAGGCGCTGGAGGAAGGGTTCGACCTTGCCAGCGGGCTGCACAACCTGCTGCGTGACGAGGAGGACCTCGCCGCCGTCGCCCGCGCCACCGGGCGCAGGCTGCATGACGTGCGGGTGCCCGACGTGACATACCCCATCGCCAACGGGGTCAGGCGGAGCGGCAAGCGCTGTCTTGCCGTGGGCACCGATTGTTCGGTCGGCAAGATGTACACCTCGCTTGCCGTCGACCGCGAGATGAAGGCGCGCGGCCTGAAATCGACCTTTCGCGCGACGGGGCAGACCGGCATCCTGATCACCGGAAACGGCGTGCCGCTCGATGCCGTGATCGCCGATTTCATGGCCGGGTCGATCGAATGGCTGACGCCCGACAACGATGCCGATCACTGGGATCATATCGAGGGGCAGGGCAGCCTGTTCCACGTCAGCTATTCGGGCGTGACCATGGCGCTGATCCATGGCGGGCAGCCCGACGCCCTGATTCTCAGCCATGAACCCACCCGGACCCATATGCGCGGCCTGCCGGATTACGATCTGCCCTCGCTCGAGGCGCTGCGCGATGCCGCCCTGCCGCTGGCCCGCATCGCCAACCCCGCCTGTCAGGTCGTCGGCGTGTCGATCAACACCGCCGCGATGGGCGAGGACGCGGCACTGTCCTACCTCGCCGAGGTCGAGAAATGCATGGGCCTGCCCACCGTCGATCCGTTCCGCCAAGGGGCCGCCCGTCTGGCCGATGCGTTGGAGGCCCTATGA
- a CDS encoding CGNR zinc finger domain-containing protein, which yields MAYAHPDPIMPPRHDRHSGEETGHPFLDFVNTVSDDGKTRSMNSFGDGTALLDILRAAGLPVSVTESPPTRAQIAQLVSLREAAHAVLSALAAKRRPGREETLMLEAAIKSAIADATLRFHREAGATFQPGPLGGLQDLLALSALDLMTRADLSRLRECKRCTRLFLDHGRGPGRRWCAMSRCGNRAKAESFRARKRHGQSPG from the coding sequence ATGGCATATGCGCACCCCGATCCGATCATGCCCCCAAGACATGACCGCCACAGCGGCGAAGAGACGGGGCATCCGTTCCTCGATTTCGTGAACACGGTGTCCGACGATGGCAAGACACGGTCCATGAACAGCTTTGGCGACGGCACCGCCCTGTTGGACATTCTGCGCGCGGCGGGCCTGCCCGTTTCCGTCACCGAAAGCCCGCCCACGCGCGCTCAGATTGCGCAACTCGTGTCGCTGCGCGAGGCGGCCCACGCCGTGTTGAGCGCGCTGGCCGCCAAAAGGCGCCCCGGCCGCGAGGAAACCCTGATGCTGGAGGCGGCGATCAAATCGGCCATCGCCGACGCAACGCTGAGGTTCCATCGCGAGGCCGGCGCAACCTTTCAGCCCGGCCCTTTGGGCGGTTTGCAGGATCTTCTGGCCTTGTCCGCGCTGGACCTGATGACGCGTGCGGACCTTTCGCGCCTGAGGGAATGCAAGCGCTGCACGCGCCTCTTCCTCGATCATGGGCGCGGCCCGGGGCGACGCTGGTGCGCGATGTCGCGTTGCGGCAACCGTGCCAAGGCCGAAAGCTTTCGGGCCCGCAAACGCCACGGGCAAAGCCCCGGCTGA
- a CDS encoding glutathione S-transferase family protein — translation MGLFIDGKWHDQWYDTKKSGGTFERSEAKFRNWVTVDGAPGPTGTGGFKAESGRYHLYVSHACPWANRTMIFRSLKGLEDHIDVSVVHPGMLSDGWTFGTDFDGATGDRLFGSEFLREVYLRANPTMTGRVTVPVLWDKVQNTIVSNESAEIIRMFNSAFDGVTGNRDDYYPDALRDRIDAINARVYDEINNGVYKSGFATTQKAYDTAVTALFDALDWVEGILSENRYLAGDRITEADWRLLPTLARFDAVYHLHFKCNRARIIDYPNIWAYARELYQWPGMAETIHFDHFVRHYHYSHDSINPHRIIPINPRIDWWAPHGREAMRAA, via the coding sequence ATGGGCCTGTTCATCGACGGCAAATGGCACGACCAATGGTACGACACCAAGAAAAGCGGCGGGACGTTCGAACGCTCCGAGGCGAAATTCCGCAACTGGGTGACGGTCGATGGGGCGCCCGGCCCCACCGGTACGGGCGGCTTCAAGGCCGAAAGCGGGCGGTACCATCTCTATGTCAGCCATGCCTGCCCCTGGGCCAACCGCACGATGATCTTTCGCAGCCTCAAGGGGCTGGAGGATCATATTGACGTGTCGGTGGTGCATCCCGGCATGCTGAGCGATGGCTGGACCTTTGGCACCGATTTCGATGGCGCGACGGGCGACAGGCTGTTCGGGTCGGAGTTCCTGCGCGAGGTCTATCTGCGCGCCAACCCGACCATGACCGGGCGTGTGACGGTGCCCGTCCTTTGGGACAAGGTGCAGAATACGATCGTCTCGAACGAATCCGCCGAGATCATCCGCATGTTCAACTCGGCCTTCGATGGGGTCACCGGCAACCGCGACGATTATTACCCCGATGCGCTGCGCGACCGGATCGACGCCATCAACGCCCGCGTCTACGACGAGATCAACAATGGCGTCTACAAATCCGGCTTTGCCACAACGCAAAAGGCCTATGACACGGCGGTGACCGCCCTGTTCGACGCGCTGGACTGGGTCGAGGGCATCCTGTCGGAAAACCGCTACCTCGCCGGCGACCGCATCACCGAGGCCGATTGGCGGCTGCTCCCCACGCTGGCCCGGTTCGATGCGGTCTATCATCTGCATTTCAAATGCAACCGCGCCCGGATCATCGACTATCCCAATATCTGGGCCTATGCGCGCGAGCTGTATCAATGGCCCGGTATGGCCGAAACGATCCATTTTGACCATTTCGTGCGCCACTACCACTACAGCCACGACAGCATCAATCCGCACCGGATCATCCCGATCAACCCGCGGATCGACTGGTGGGCCCCCCATGGTCGCGAGGCGATGCGCGCGGCCTGA